The Tripterygium wilfordii isolate XIE 37 chromosome 4, ASM1340144v1, whole genome shotgun sequence genome has a window encoding:
- the LOC119997149 gene encoding ricin B-like lectin EULS3, with translation MAACSLISPYEVTTFIPTKQTSTMDDVKVTCMKDPNYNLTVKDGRVVFARASSNACQHWCKHEEYAKGKVDKYGRKAFALVNNGTGQALKHYADGKHVELVDFDPSDLDESLLWTDGSSWGKGYSPIWMINNVNMNLQAKDGVVHSGSTVQIANWNGGGPNQLWKIVPY, from the exons ATGG CTGCTTGTTCATTAATATCTCCGTATGAAGTTACTACCTTCATTCCAACAAAACAGACTTCTACCATGGATGATGTTAAGGTGACGTGCATGAAAGACCCCAACTACAATTTAACCGTCAAAGATGGCAGGGTGGTTTTTGCTCGCGCTTCTTCAAATGCATGTCAG CACTGGTGCAAGCATGAGGAATATGCCAAGGGAAAGGTGGACAAATATGGCCGCAAAGCATTTGCTCTTGTTAATAATGGTACTGGTCAGGCCCTGAAACATTATGCAGACGGTAAACAT GTGGAGCTGGTGGACTTCGATCCCAGTGATTTGGACGAGTCTCTACTTTGGACGGATGGATCTTCGTGGGGCAAAGGTTATAGTCCTATCTGGATGATTAACAATGTTAATATGAATTTGCAAGCTAAAGATGGGGTTGTCCATAGTGGCTCTACAGTTCAGATAGCGAATTGGAATGGTGGTGGACCTAACCAGCTCTGGAAAATTGTCCCCTATT GA